A window of Blautia argi genomic DNA:
TGGTACGAATGTATTGCAACATTACCCATCCAGACGGCAAAACCTTTGAATGTGATACCCGTTCTATTCTGAGAAAAGCAGTTCAGGATGCACAGGATTTAGGATATCAGTTCTTCTTTGGTGCTGAACAGGAATTTTATCTATTTACTCTGGATGATAATGGAAACCCAACGAAAAAACCCTATGATAACGCTGGCTACATGGATATTGCTCCGGAAGACAAAGGTGAAAATATCCGACGTGAAGTATGTCTTACCCTTGAACAAATGGGAATACAGCCGGAAAGCTCTCATCACGAAGAAGGTCCGGGACAAAACGAAATTGATTTTCGCTACTCCGCTCCACTGACTGCGGCAGACAATGCCATGACCTTCCAAACTGTTGTGAAAACAATAGCCAATCGCAACGGCCTTTTTGCTGACTTTAGTCCAAAACCGCTAAAAGATAAGCCCGGAAATGGGTTTCATATTAATATATCTGTAAAATCTTCTGATAATACAGATAATACCAATTATATGATTGCTGCTATTCTGGATAAGATTTCCGATATAACCGTATTTTTAAACCCAACGGAAAATTCTTATCAACGTTTTGGCACTAATAAAGCTCCAGGATATATTTCCTGGTCCAGTGAGAATCGTTCTCAGCTTGTCAGGGTTCCTGCTGCTGTAGGTAAATATCAACGTGTAGAGCTTCGTTCTCCAGATCCATCCGCAAATACTTATCTGGCATTTGCCCTGCTAATTTATGCAATTCTGGATGGTATCCAGAATAAACTAGAACTAGCACGCCCGGCTGATATAAACCTGTATAAATCAGATGCTGATGTTCTTGCAAAATTTGAACAATTGCCTGGCGATTTCAAATCCGCATGCGCTTTGGCCGTAAATAGCAAGTTTATTAAAAAATATATACCAGATGCTATATTAGATATTTATTGCAATAAATAATTAAAACCAACGAAAAAGGAGGAGGTGTCAAATGAGTTTAAGAGAACGCTTTTACAGTATACTCATCGTGTCTGCAACAGATAGCTTCACCTCTGCCTTTGCTGACCTGCTCCCTGAAACAAGATACTACCCTGTCCATTCTGTTACAAGTGTCAGTGCTGCCAAACAAACGCTTGCTGAAAAAACATTTGATTTTGTTATCATCAACGCTCCACTACATGATGATGTGGGTATTCGTTTTGCGATTGACACTTGTACCACAAAACTGTCCGTTGTGTTACTTTTAGTAAAAAGTGATATCCATGCTGATATCCACGATAAGGTTGCTGAATATGGCGTTTTTACTCTGCCAAAACCAATTTCAAAGCTAACCATATTACATGCCCTCGATTGGATGGAAAGTGCCAGAGAACGGCTGAGACAATTAGAAAAGAAGTCTCTGTCTATTGAGGAAAAAATGGTTGAAATCCGTCTGGTCAATAAGGCAAAATGGCTTTTAATCAGCGAACTGTCCATGAGTGAACCTGATGCTCATCATTACATAGAAAAACAGGCAATGAATCGCTGTATTGCAAAACGAACCATTGCCGAAGAAATTATTAAAACTTATTCCTAATCCTCTTACCAATTTGTCAAGCAATATGCAAAATTGTTTTGAATCTTTATAGCGGTCAAATTGACCGCTATTTGGGGAAGGTTATAGACTATCTATCATGAACTCACATATGCAGCGCTTCCGTGAAACCCCGGCTCACGCTTTGAATATTGGAACGCTTCCGTTCTTATCACAATATGGATTTACTTCGCTTCTTCACCATTTTACCAATCAATACCCGAAAATTCCGCTTTCAATTCATGAAGCAGAAGAATCAG
This region includes:
- a CDS encoding glutamine synthetase family protein — translated: MKYSKEEVIQYVLEEDVKFIRLSFCDVFGKQKNISIMPEELPRAFEFGIAIDASAIAGFGDENHSDLFLHPDADTLAPLPWRPEHGRVVRMYCNITHPDGKTFECDTRSILRKAVQDAQDLGYQFFFGAEQEFYLFTLDDNGNPTKKPYDNAGYMDIAPEDKGENIRREVCLTLEQMGIQPESSHHEEGPGQNEIDFRYSAPLTAADNAMTFQTVVKTIANRNGLFADFSPKPLKDKPGNGFHINISVKSSDNTDNTNYMIAAILDKISDITVFLNPTENSYQRFGTNKAPGYISWSSENRSQLVRVPAAVGKYQRVELRSPDPSANTYLAFALLIYAILDGIQNKLELARPADINLYKSDADVLAKFEQLPGDFKSACALAVNSKFIKKYIPDAILDIYCNK
- a CDS encoding ANTAR domain-containing response regulator — encoded protein: MSLRERFYSILIVSATDSFTSAFADLLPETRYYPVHSVTSVSAAKQTLAEKTFDFVIINAPLHDDVGIRFAIDTCTTKLSVVLLLVKSDIHADIHDKVAEYGVFTLPKPISKLTILHALDWMESARERLRQLEKKSLSIEEKMVEIRLVNKAKWLLISELSMSEPDAHHYIEKQAMNRCIAKRTIAEEIIKTYS
- a CDS encoding LysR substrate-binding domain-containing protein: MQRFRETPAHALNIGTLPFLSQYGFTSLLHHFTNQYPKIPLSIHEAEESELLSGLLSGLFDFILARETMLDQTCTEFFPIAKDRLLAALF